The Malus domestica chromosome 10, GDT2T_hap1 nucleotide sequence GTCCAACAGCCTCCTTGCTCTTCATTATGCGCAATCTCTTGCATGATTCAACAAACATCCTGCTTGCACAAGAGAACATGTttaactaaaataaataaacttgaaGTTGAATGTTTAGGGGGTTCTTGATAAACATtttgtttctaatttttaatttttagaaagctaaaaacttgtttgataaccaattacaaatttcagAAGAATGACAACTGATTTTAAAATGGAGCCAAATTtcaaaaacttttaaaaatatttttctgatttttcagttttcaagaaaataaaatgataacaaTTACTAAATAACTTTTCACGTATTTAAATTGTAACTAAAACTAAAATACTTATCAAAAGACTTCTTGAACTATCTTAGCTAGGGTTGGAATTAATGAGCTCCAAACACACTTTCTATCCACCTCCTACGATAGGAATTCTCGTAGAATCTCTTAAATTTAGACAGTGAGAAAGAAGATCCTAACCGTAGTtactaatattttaaataaaactttaTTCCTATTGGTCTACAGTCATTATCACTCCATGAATTAGAGAGTatgattgaaataatttatttttgtcaGAGAGCTAAATAACTTTTTAGTCTTTTTAGTAAAAAATTAaccgaaaaaataaaaagtatgatTAGAGATGTTCTTACTCCCATGGCACATCGCCAACCAGCATCCAATCACCATCCTTGTCTTCGTATGTTGGAATGTAATCAGAACCGTTGAGAACATCCATCAGCTTTCTCTCATTCATGAAGTCCTTCATTCCTTGGGATCCACAATTTCCTTCAATGATTGAAAATTTTATACCATTACTCCAAGTatcataataattgaaaatttaaCAGACAAATAATGCATTAACTTGTTCCAAAAATATAAGAGAGGTGACTCCGCACACCCTTTTTTCTCCTTACGtactcttatttatttttagcagttagagagataaaaattaacaaaattgtgCATAAATCATCTTTTGAAAATATAGATAAAAGTAGTTACCAATGGTGAAGGAGCTGAACATTTTGGCTAGGGCATCAGAGAGCTCAGGGTAACTCTTGTACATCTTCAAGTCGACCTTGCGAAGGTATGGTGCACCATCCATGCTAACCTTCACCAAAACTGCATTATTATTGCTGCCCTTGTTCATCTGCTCACTTTCTCCATCATTCGTGCTCTTTTGCACCGCCGTGAACATGTTCTTTCGAAAAGATCGCACCGGTGGCCAACCCACAACTTGTGCCCTATTAATTAATAGTAACattagtttgttttttttttctctggacAGAAATGATAGAGAATTTCATTGATTAGAACAAACACATACAACCAAGCATTACAATGAGTTGCTAGATGGGTACATTTCTCCATTGATCAAACATCTTGATCTGGAGATAAATCCTCACAAATTGGCATACAAGGAAAACCCCTACTAGGCAGCCACAACACAACAACAAGAACCATTAGCCACGGGTAAAGATCTGCCATAAAGACGGTAAATGTAACAGACCTTGCACCGGAACCACAAAAGTCATCACAAGAACGAGACCAAAAAAGCCATCACAAGGATGAGCCCACAAACAACTCGCTAAAGTGATAAAACGCAGCCCACTAAGCAGgacaaaacaacacaaaatggAAAACTACCTATCCGAGAATGAAACCATCAATCAGCAAGTTTATAGCTAATTACTTTTCTGTTTTCGTTAAACCGATTATATTTAACATGATTATTTGTAAGCTCAAGTTATTAAGAGTACGtaataaattttataaaattctaTTTAAGTTCAATTCTCTTCTCTCCAGCATCGGTTgactcaaagaaaaaaaaatatattcagAATTTAGTGCTACTAATTAACTAGCTATAAgttatataaaaactaatttttgcaatatataatttcttaatttcatttcaaattatatTTCTCCTTAAAATAGGAAGATCCGGAAGCCAAGTCATCCAATACAGTCAACAATTTAAGTCCAGTTATTAAGTAATTTGTTTACACACAATACATATGAATTAAGTAATCAAATTTGATCAATCTcagtttttattcattttttctttcattttatgATGAAAAAATGTCCCGGGGGAAAGGAAACAACCATGCATGTATCCAAAACTAGAAGAACTTTCAGAGAAGAAAATCTTAATTTTTCAAAAGTAGAAATCTATGAGATGCATGGAgcaaaaattaattggattagtTCTTGtaataactaattaaattgactAGAGATATACATGGCTAGCGGAAAAAGTCATGAGTCAGGACTCAGGAACATGCCAACATACATTATATGGcatcaattatatattattaattaggGCCATCATATCAATTATTGAATGGCAAAAACATGAAGCACACACATGTTCATAATTATCAATAATGATCATATCGTGATTATATCATCATCAACTTACTTGGCGGCAGGAGGCTTTGCTGGATCGGAAGCCCGAAAATCAAGGTTGTTGTTCTTCTCCTTGTTGGTCTTGGACTTTTCAGCACTGCCATCTTTCCCACCAGTACTATTTGTCTCCTTAGAATTATTAGAAAGATTAAGCTTCAAATCCACACAAGTACTAGCATCAGTACTAATATCACTCTCAGTTTCAGAAAACCCTCTCTTCCTCATCACGATCACCTGATCTCCATCACGGAcgccgccgccaccaccacccgGCAACCCTAGCCTCAGCTCTGTCTCTTCGAACCCCATCTGATGATTaacttctctctcactctctcactctctaaACTCTTTCTTTCTGTAATATTGCTAGCTAGCTTGGCTTTTGGTGTTTCTTTGCGTTGATGTTTGATATTTGATCTTTTTGGAAAAAATAATAGTGTGGGGAAGGATTAGGAAGGAGGGGACTGCTTGGGCTGGCGTCGGTATTAATATGCGAATGGGTGCACTGTATACCCGGAAATGGTTCTTGACACGTGGCATACTGCATGAGCTGGCTTTTACAACCCTGCTGGGCTACGTGACGACACCACTGTTGATGTTATCTATCCTACAATTGTTGTGTGGGTGGATGGTGTGGATCGTGGAATCTCCACT carries:
- the AUX/IAA7.1 gene encoding auxin-induced protein AUX28 produces the protein MGFEETELRLGLPGGGGGGVRDGDQVIVMRKRGFSETESDISTDASTCVDLKLNLSNNSKETNSTGGKDGSAEKSKTNKEKNNNLDFRASDPAKPPAAKAQVVGWPPVRSFRKNMFTAVQKSTNDGESEQMNKGSNNNAVLVKVSMDGAPYLRKVDLKMYKSYPELSDALAKMFSSFTIGNCGSQGMKDFMNERKLMDVLNGSDYIPTYEDKDGDWMLVGDVPWEMFVESCKRLRIMKSKEAVGLAPRAMEKCKNRS